Proteins encoded by one window of Camelus bactrianus isolate YW-2024 breed Bactrian camel chromosome 9, ASM4877302v1, whole genome shotgun sequence:
- the LOC105079887 gene encoding NBPF family member NBPF4 isoform X2 gives MAECLGPLCGPRAEVTLLEINQELHLELTKQKQDFRDLTQKFLVCQATTYYLANQLQKYKCEECKDIIESVLGEKLQFRVVTLTEQLAEKLAEKPVLADERFREYDSLIRSQARELTELRRKLRDRREDSVLLIQQLKVILTHDDLDNNQGQGFQEQLTKGRRLAERLARKLSPEVDEDEEYKLDEETLTPSIELQELEKEEVLQDCQDECVLNPSVLQEGSVCNQLDSEGKVALGEEKVGRAPDVAGDCSDVPEGEIPTDLPDNENDRDEAAGQEPTTPSTDLQEFEKDEVLHKSQDEGVLVPSLHQEGSDVYETHSDGKFAFHEEKLMSALEGAGGVSHVKEDEIPSDLPENQNNQDDVKGAQPIVHRLSKEPSQMVECDIPRHSVEESYLTYSALPDLSDSFWPYRSAAIYSFEGLELSYARDVTNNHTVVEEEKEQDCIRSSPPDSTRLRSEQPVGEEIEDPQDSLDECYLTSSVGHDLSDSCRPYRGASFPWDQQGVFSALAVDGDSWEDRPQGPLNFQGSEMQASQAQLQTSSQVIHHLQLQRDQRFNCGDGNARRGLSSTVWGFTANTEFGDQWLPLQELGLDASIGMKNPPKVEGEGSTASQHECQVSSNSNASSVLKQKILRRKLLRSKWRIACRFPGLQA, from the exons agtgtgaAGAGTGCAAGGACATCATTGAATCCGTGCTGGGGGAGAAGCTGCAGTTCCGGGTGGTGACGTTGACAGAGCAGCTGGCAGAGAAGCTGGCTGAGAAGCCAGTGCTAGCTGATGAGAGGTTCAG GGAATACGATAGCCTAATTCGCTCTCAGGCACGAGAGCTGACCGAGTTACGGAGGAAATTACGGGACAGGAGAGAAGACTCTGTCCTGCTCATTCAGCAACTGAAGGTCATCCTCACCCACGATGACCTGGACAACAACCAGGGACAGGGCTTCCAAGAGCAGCTGACCAAGGGACGCAGGCTGGCAGAGCGCCTTGCCCGCAAGCTCAGCCCAG AAGTTGATGAAGATGAGGAATATAAACTGGATGAAGAAACACTCACCCCCAG CATTGAGCTGCAGGAGTTGGAGAAGGAGGAAGTGCTCCAGGACTGCCAGGATGAATGTGTTTTGAATCCTTCAGTTCTCCAAGAAGGATCTGTCTGCAACCAGCTAGACAGTGAAGGCAAAGTTGCACTTGGTGAAGAGAAAGTCGGCCGTGCTCCGGATGTTGCTGGTGATTGCTCCGATGTTCCAGAGGGTGAAATTCCAACTGACCTCCCAG ACAATGAGAATGACCGTGACGAAGCAGCTGGACAAGAGCCAACGACCCCCAG CACGGACCTACAGGAGTTTGAAAAGGATGAAGTGCTCCACAAATCCCAGGATGAAGGTGTTTTGGTTCCTTCCCTTCATCAGGAAGGTTCTGACGTCTATGAGACTCACAGTGATGGAAAATTTGCGTTTCATGAAGAGAAACTGATGTCTGCTCTGGAGGGAGCCGGTGGTGTCTCCCATGTTAAAGAGGATGAAATTCCAAGTGACCTCCCAG aaaaccaaaataaTCAAGATGATGTGAAAGGAGCACAGCCAATTGTCCACAG GCTCAGCAAGGAACCGTCGCAGATGGTAGAGTGTGACATCCCACGGCACTCAGTGGAGGAATCCTATTTGACTTACTCTGCTCTTCCGGACCTGTCAGACTCCTTCTGGCCTTATAGGAGCGCCGCCATCTACTCATTTGAGGGATTGGAACTCTCTTATGCTCGGGATGTCACCA ACAATCATACTGTtgttgaggaagagaaagaacaagaCTGCATACGTTCCAG TCCGCCTGACTCCACAAGGCTCCGTAGTGAGCAGCCGGTGGGAGAAGAGATTGAAGACCCACAGGACTCACTGGATGAATGTTATTTGACTAGTTCAGTTGGCCATGACCTGTCAGACTCCTGTAGGCCTTACAGAGGTGCCTCATTCCCATGGGACCAACAGGGAGTCTTCTCAGCGCTTGCTGTAGATG GTGACTCCTGGGAGGACCGTCCCCAAGGGCCTTTGAATTTCCAAGGGTCAGAGATGCAAGCTTCACAAGCACAACTGCagacaagctcccaggtgatccATCACCTGCAGCTGCAGCGGGACCAGCGGTTTAACTGTGGTGACGGCAACGCCAGGCGCGGCCTTTCCTCCACCGTGTGGGGCTTCACAGCCAACACTGAGTTTGGAGACCAATGGCTGCCCCTGCaag AGCTGGGTTTGGATGCTTCCATTGGAATGAAGAACCCCCCCAAGGTGGAGGGTGAGGGCTCAACTGCCAGCCAACATGAGTGTCAAGTCTCTAGCAACAGCAATGCCTCCAGTGTCCTGAAACAGAAGATTCTGCGAAGAAAACTGCTGCGCAGCAAGTGGAGAATTGCATGCAGATTCCCTGGCCTTCAAGCTTAG